A single genomic interval of Cucumis sativus cultivar 9930 chromosome 7, Cucumber_9930_V3, whole genome shotgun sequence harbors:
- the LOC101217685 gene encoding mediator of RNA polymerase II transcription subunit 19a, which produces MESEDKKFGRGPRELTGAVDLISHYKLLPHHDFFCKKSLPLSISDTHYLHNVVGDTEIRKGEGMQLNQLIQNTSYPRETNARIQPFDQDILIEAFQLRETGPVDLPSAEKGVPTIPGKSKSESKDKDRKHKKHKDRDKEKDREHKKHKHRHKDRSKDKDKDKKKEKSGHQDSGADHSKKHHEKKRKHDGEDDINDIHRHKKSKHKASKIEEMGVIKVAG; this is translated from the exons ATGGAATCTGAAGATAAGAAATTTGGCCGAG GACCTAGGGAACTAACTGGTGCTGTGGATCTTATAAGTCACTACAAGCTGTTACCTCACCATGATTTTTTCTGCAAGAAGTCACTTCCATTGTCAATTTCGGACACACATTATCTTCATAACGTGGTTGGAGACACAGAAATTAGAAAAGGAGAAGGGATGCAGTTGAATCAACTCATACAGAATACTTCTTACCCTAGAGAGACTAATGCCCGCATACAGCCATTTGATCAAGATATTCTCATAGAAGCCTTCCAACTGAGGGAAACTGGTCCTGTTGATCTGCCTTCT GCCGAGAAGGGTGTTCCTACTATTCCAGGGAAGTCAAAAAGTGAGTCCAAAGATAAAGACAGAAAGCACAAGAAGCACAAGGATAGAGATAAGGAGAAGGATAGAGAGCATAAGAAGCACAAGCATCGACATAAAGACCGGAGTAAGGATAAAGACAAGgacaagaagaaagaaaaaagtggcCATCAAGATTCTGGTGCTGATCATTCTAAGAAGCATCATGAAAAG AAAAGGAAGCATGATGGGGAAGATGATATTAATGACATTCATAGGCACAAAAAAAGTAAG CATAAGGCctcaaaaattgaagaaatgggAGTGATAAAGGTAGCGGGCTGA